A region from the Volucribacter amazonae genome encodes:
- a CDS encoding Na+/H+ antiporter NhaC family protein: protein MQLINYSTSIWSIIPPLLALSLAIVTRKVIFSLSIGILVGALMLGGGHLLTSLIYLKENILSLVYDVEAQGLNADNINILIFLLLLGILTALFTVSGSNQAFANWAKKRIKGRRGAKLMAASLVFVTFIDDYFHSLAVGAIARPVTDKFKVSRAKLAYILDSTAAPMCVLMPVSSWGAYIITLIAGLLATYSITEYSPIGAFMAMSVMNYYAIFSIIMVFLVAYFSIDIGSMARHEQAALAKNNDDNEEIMVTGRMRNLVFPIVTLIVATVFMMLYTGNQVLSAEGKPFSVLGAFENTTVGISLVFGGVSALVVLTLCIIAGRHVDIATYFRAWVLGMKSMSGAILILFFAWTINNVVGDMKTGEYLSTLVSGNFAIELLPALLFVLATAMAFATGTSWGTFGIMLPIAAAIAANAAPELLLPCLSAVMAGAVCGDHCSPISDTTILSSTGAKCGLMDHVTTQLPYAMLVALSTVVGYLVIGFTSSMLYAFIATAIVFTILILLCRKKQI, encoded by the coding sequence ATGCAACTTATTAATTATTCTACGTCAATATGGTCAATTATTCCGCCGTTATTGGCACTGAGTTTGGCGATTGTTACACGTAAAGTTATTTTTTCATTAAGTATTGGTATTCTGGTTGGGGCGTTAATGCTCGGCGGTGGTCATTTGCTTACTTCTTTAATTTATCTTAAAGAGAATATTTTATCCTTAGTTTATGATGTAGAGGCACAGGGATTAAACGCCGATAATATTAATATTTTAATTTTTCTATTATTATTGGGAATATTGACCGCACTTTTTACTGTATCAGGCAGTAATCAAGCCTTTGCAAATTGGGCAAAAAAACGCATAAAAGGACGGCGAGGGGCAAAATTAATGGCTGCATCATTAGTATTTGTTACCTTTATTGATGATTATTTCCATAGTTTAGCGGTTGGCGCTATTGCTCGTCCTGTTACTGATAAATTTAAGGTATCTCGTGCTAAACTTGCTTATATTTTGGATTCAACCGCCGCACCAATGTGTGTATTAATGCCTGTATCTAGTTGGGGAGCTTATATTATTACCCTAATCGCAGGATTATTAGCCACTTATTCTATTACCGAATATTCTCCGATAGGCGCATTTATGGCGATGAGTGTGATGAACTATTACGCTATTTTTTCCATTATTATGGTTTTCTTAGTAGCATATTTTTCCATTGATATAGGTTCAATGGCAAGGCATGAGCAAGCAGCATTAGCGAAAAATAATGATGACAATGAAGAGATTATGGTAACAGGGAGAATGCGTAATTTAGTGTTTCCTATTGTTACCTTAATTGTTGCGACGGTTTTTATGATGCTCTATACAGGTAACCAAGTTCTTAGTGCAGAAGGAAAACCTTTTAGTGTGCTAGGTGCGTTTGAAAATACCACTGTTGGGATTTCTTTAGTATTTGGTGGGGTAAGTGCTTTAGTTGTATTAACCCTTTGTATTATAGCAGGACGCCATGTTGATATTGCCACTTATTTTCGTGCTTGGGTTTTAGGTATGAAATCAATGTCAGGGGCAATTTTAATTTTATTTTTTGCTTGGACAATTAATAATGTAGTAGGGGATATGAAAACAGGGGAATATTTATCCACCCTTGTTTCAGGCAATTTTGCCATAGAATTATTGCCGGCCTTATTGTTTGTACTTGCTACCGCAATGGCATTTGCCACAGGAACAAGTTGGGGAACCTTTGGGATTATGTTGCCGATAGCGGCAGCTATTGCGGCGAATGCAGCGCCTGAATTATTGCTCCCTTGTTTATCTGCGGTAATGGCAGGGGCGGTTTGTGGCGATCATTGTTCGCCTATTTCGGATACCACCATTCTTTCTTCTACTGGGGCAAAATGTGGTTTAATGGATCATGTTACTACACAATTACCTTATGCTATGTTAGTGGCGCTATCTACTGTGGTAGGCTATTTGGTGATTGGTTTTACTTCTTCAATGTTATATGCTTTTATTGCCACAGCCATAGTTTTTACTATTCTTATTCTACTTTGTAGAAAGAAACAAATTTAA
- a CDS encoding H-NS family nucleoid-associated regulatory protein, with protein MSDVLKTLTNIRSLRALARELSLEELKSILEKLTLVVKEKHQEAAELQAKEQQRLEKLEKYKELLQQDGINAEDLIELLGGETPKRKKREPKPAKYQYEENGIVKTWTGQGRMPRVIKQAVDAGKSLSSFEI; from the coding sequence ATGTCTGACGTATTAAAAACACTTACTAATATTCGTAGCTTACGAGCTTTAGCCCGTGAACTTTCTTTAGAAGAATTAAAATCTATTTTAGAAAAATTAACTTTAGTGGTAAAAGAAAAACATCAAGAAGCCGCTGAATTACAAGCCAAAGAACAACAACGCTTAGAAAAATTAGAAAAATATAAAGAATTATTACAGCAAGATGGTATTAATGCTGAAGATTTGATTGAATTATTAGGTGGCGAAACACCTAAACGTAAAAAAAGAGAACCAAAACCAGCTAAATACCAATACGAAGAAAATGGCATTGTCAAAACTTGGACTGGTCAAGGAAGAATGCCTAGAGTCATCAAACAAGCCGTAGATGCTGGAAAATCCTTATCTTCTTTTGAAATTTAA
- the purU gene encoding formyltetrahydrofolate deformylase produces MIENKILLTDCPDDKGLIAKITNICYKHQLNILHNNEFVDFETKHFFMRTQLQGIFNEQTLLEDLNLALPQGTNCRLISKQKKRIVILVTKEAHCLGDILMKNYYGSLNVEIAAVIGNHDTLRSLVEKFDIPFFCISHQNLTRVEHDKLLADKIDEYSPDYIVLAKYMRVLNPEFVSRYPNRVINIHHSFLPAFIGAKPYHQAYERGVKIIGATAHFINNELDQGPIILQNVINVDHTYNAEAMMKAGRDVEKTVLSKALDLALQDRIFVFQNKTIVF; encoded by the coding sequence ATGATTGAAAATAAAATTTTATTAACTGATTGCCCAGATGATAAAGGTTTAATCGCCAAAATAACCAATATTTGTTATAAACATCAATTAAATATTCTACATAATAACGAATTTGTTGATTTTGAAACCAAACACTTTTTTATGCGTACCCAATTACAAGGTATTTTTAACGAACAAACCTTATTAGAAGATCTTAATCTTGCTCTCCCACAAGGTACAAATTGCCGACTAATTAGTAAACAAAAGAAACGCATTGTAATTTTAGTTACCAAAGAAGCTCATTGCCTTGGCGATATATTAATGAAAAATTATTATGGTAGCTTAAATGTTGAAATTGCTGCGGTCATTGGTAATCACGATACATTAAGATCATTAGTAGAAAAATTTGATATTCCATTCTTCTGCATTAGTCATCAAAATCTCACACGTGTTGAACACGACAAATTATTAGCTGATAAAATTGATGAATATTCGCCTGATTATATTGTATTGGCTAAATATATGCGTGTGCTTAATCCTGAGTTTGTAAGCCGTTACCCTAATCGTGTCATTAATATTCATCATTCTTTCTTACCTGCCTTTATTGGTGCTAAACCTTATCATCAGGCTTATGAAAGAGGAGTAAAAATTATTGGGGCAACAGCACATTTTATTAATAACGAATTAGATCAAGGCCCAATTATTTTGCAAAATGTCATCAATGTTGATCATACCTATAATGCAGAAGCTATGATGAAAGCGGGCAGAGATGTAGAAAAAACCGTCTTAAGTAAAGCATTAGATCTTGCCTTACAAGATAGAATTTTTGTTTTCCAAAATAAAACCATTGTTTTTTAA
- a CDS encoding hemocin immunity protein has protein sequence MAKIGPHEGIELQLMLQGKKQVALFFDGIIPDEMLTYIESRYFSTIEKYYCPPNGFYTIVFKEEYRQQAEHLSSLIGISGFDPEREREIGKILGYDSEDIEFFIALCQQRLIE, from the coding sequence ATGGCAAAAATCGGTCCTCACGAGGGTATTGAATTACAATTAATGTTACAAGGCAAAAAACAAGTAGCGCTGTTTTTTGATGGCATTATTCCTGATGAAATGTTGACTTATATTGAAAGTCGTTATTTTTCTACTATTGAGAAATATTATTGCCCGCCTAATGGTTTTTATACCATCGTATTTAAGGAAGAATATCGTCAACAAGCCGAACATCTTTCCTCTTTAATAGGAATATCGGGATTTGATCCCGAGCGAGAACGAGAAATTGGTAAAATTTTGGGTTATGACTCAGAAGATATTGAATTTTTTATTGCTCTCTGTCAGCAAAGGTTGATAGAGTAG
- a CDS encoding sulfurtransferase TusA family protein: MRYELDTKGHLCPYPLMQAKKKIVELQIGDELAIQFTCAEATENLPRWAAENDYPVIHFAQIGDATWEIVIKKA; encoded by the coding sequence ATGCGTTATGAATTAGATACCAAAGGGCATTTATGCCCTTACCCATTAATGCAAGCTAAGAAAAAAATTGTTGAGTTACAAATTGGCGATGAATTAGCGATACAATTTACTTGTGCAGAAGCTACTGAAAATTTACCTCGTTGGGCTGCCGAAAATGATTATCCTGTTATTCATTTTGCTCAAATTGGTGATGCTACTTGGGAGATTGTAATAAAAAAGGCATAA